AGAGATGTTGAACTCACTTGGGAAAAGGCTGCAAGATTGCAATCGCGGAAGCAAGAAGAAAGTCTCATTGTTCGTGGAAGAAACCAGAAGAGAAACAATTCGAGAGGACCTTCGAGATTTCATTCAAGATCTAAGTCAAGGCCAAAGGAGACCAGAAAATGTCATCATTATGGCAAGGTTGGCCACTTAATAAAGTATTGTTGGGaatataagaagaagaagaagaagaaagaagaagataatGGAAATTCATCAGCTTTGGTGGATGATCCTTATAGTACAAATGGGGATGTGTGTTGTGCTTTTGTAGATAGAGATGCACAAGATTGGATCTTGGACATGGGTTGCACCTATCACATGTGTCCTAAAAGGGAGTGGTTCATGGATTATAAAGATACTGATGGTGGCAAAGTTTTGATGGGAAATGACCACCAATGTAATGTGATTGGCATTGGTTCAATTGCCATAAAGAGTTCAGATGGAACCATGAAAATTCTGAATAATGTAAGACACATACCTGATATGAAAATGAATTTAATTTCCCTGGGCACTCTTGATGATGAAAGTCACGACTACAGAATCAGTAGAGGCATCATGAAGATTACGAAAGGCTCATTAGTTGTCATGAagggaatgaagaaatctggTCTTTATCACCTTAATGGAGAAACTATTCCTCCAGCTCATGCATCAGTagtaaagaaaggaaattcagaTTCAGTAACTTGGCACATAAGAATGGGGCACATCAATGAACAAGGATTGGTTGAGCTATCCAAACAAGGTATAATTCCTAACTACACTCATGTTAACTTACCATTTTGTGAAGTGTGTGTGCAAGAAAAATAACACAGACTTAAATTTAGTTCCAGCAACTATAGAGCAAAGAAACCATTGGAGTGTATACATTTAGATCTATGGGGAGCAAGTAGAACACCTACTTAGGGAGGTAATCTCTATTTTTTATCAATTGTTGATGACTATAGTAGGAAAGTTTGGGTTTACTTACTCAAGAACAAATCTGAATGTCTAAACAAGTTTAAAGTATGGAAATCTCTTGTTGAAAATCAAACTAATCTGAAAATTAAAAGTCTTAGAACAGACAATAGTCTTGAGTTTGTTAATCAAGATTTTTATGATTTGTGTATGGAATATGGTATTCAACGATACAAGACTGTGAAAAACACTCCTCATCAAAATGGAGTGGTTGAGAGAATGAATAGAACTTTGTTGAACAAAGTTAGATACTTGATGATAGAATCAGGTACGAGTAAGGCATATTGAGGTGATGCTCTTTATAATGCTTGTTATCTTATAAATAGAAGTCCTAGTCGAGTAAATGAGTTTATGCACCCGAAGAAAAATGGTTTGGTAAGAAACCATCTTTAAATCATGTTAGGACTTTGGGGTGTGTTGCTTATGCACACAATGTAGTTGATAAGTTTGGTAAAAGATCTATTAAATGTGTATTCTTAGGTTATCTTGATGGAGTTAAGGGGTATAGACTTTTGGCTCTTGAAACAAACAAAGTTATAACTAGTCGTGGTGTTATCTTTAACGAAAATGTTTTTCCAtttaaaagaaatgagaaaggTATCTCTTGTAATGATGCAGGTCAGCAGGAACATAGCAGCACTACTCAGATTGAAGTTCAATCTACCAATAGTGAAGACTCATCTACCCAACCTGAAATACAAGAACGTGATTTTGATGAAGGCTATCAAGAAGAAGATTTAGCAAGCTATCAATTGGCCAGAGACAGATCTAGAAGAGAGATAAAGATGCTTGCCCAATATGTTGAAGCAGAAGCAGATATTATAGCCTATTCATTGGCTATTAAGAACAACTCTCAACATGAAGAACCACATAGTTATAAAGAGGCAATAGAGTGCAAGGAAGCTTAGCTATGGTGGAGGAGATCAACTCATTAAAGCAGAATGATACATGGAGTTTAGTTCCAAAACCAGAAAGACAAAAGGTTATAGGCTGCAAGTGGATCTTCAAAGTTAAAGATGGATAAATTCAACCGATCCTAAATGGTGTAAAGTAAGATTGGTGGCCAAGGGCTTTACACAAGTAGAAGGGGTTGATTATTCAGAGATATTCTCTCATGTGGTGAAGATGAAAACAGTTAGAATGATGTTAGCTTTGGTCGTTCAATATGATTGGGAAATAGAGCAGATGGATGTGAAGACAGCCTTCCTCAATGGAAAGCTAGAAGAAACAACTTTCATGAACCAACCAGATGGATTCAAGGTGGAAAACAAAGGAGAAGAATTGGTCTGCTTGCTGAGGAGACCAATTTATGGCCTGAAACAGTCTCCTAGGCAAAGGTATAAAACTTTTGATGCTGTTGTCACTAAAGTAGGGTACATAAGATCAAATTATGGCACTTGCTTATACTATCTAGATATAAATACTTCTGCTCCTATTTTTCTAttggtttatgttgatgatttaTTGATTATGGGAAGTGATATGAGTAAGATTGATAAATTGAAGAGAGTACTCAATAAGGAATTTGAGATGAAAAATATGGGAGCCACAAGGGGATACTTGGTATTGATATTCTCAGTGACAAAAAGAAGCAGCAGTTAATACTTGCTAAAAGTCAATATCTAAAGTCTGTAATCAAGAAATTCAACATGACAGAGGCCAAAGATGTAGTTGTTCCATTAGGAGGTCATTTTGATTTATCTTCAGATCAATCACCAAAGACAAAAGATGAACTAGATATATGGAGAAGATTCCTTATGTAGAAGCTATTGGAAGTGTTATGTACGCCATGATAAGTACCAAGCCTGACATCGCTTATGTTGTGAGTGTGCTAAGCCGATTTATGGCAAAACTAGGTGAAGATCACTGGAAAGGACTAAAGTGGCTAATGAGTTGTTGCATTTCATGGAAGTCTTAGTTGCAACCAATTGTTGCCTTATCCACAACTAAAGCAAAATTCATGGCCACTACAGAAGCGTTCAAGGAAGCAATATTGCTCAAAGGGTTTATTGAGGAAATCATAATTTTAAAGGAGAAAGTAGTGATATTTACTGACAGCCAATCATCCATATGCCTTTGTAAAATCCTTGTATATCATGAGAGGTTTAAACATATAGATGTTAGACTGTTTTGGATCAGAAATAAGATAGAAGAAGGGGTTATAGAATTGGAAAAGGTTCCAAGTGAAGAGAATCCTGTTGATGCAGGAACCAAAGTCTTGACACAACATAAGTTTCAACATTGTTTGAAACTTATGAACATTGGACCATGATAACAGTAGTGGCAATCCTCCATGATATGTTTTAAGTCAGTTTGTGGAAATTAAGGTGGAACTTGTGGTATTGCACTTACTTTAACCCACTAAAAACGCGTCGTTTTTGTAGTTACATCTGGTATTTTGGAAGATTCGTCTGTTACATATGTTACAACTAAGCAAGGACATTTTTGGTATTGTCAAAAGTTCTAAAACTAAACTCATATATATAGCTTTAGAAAGAGCTTTGGATGAAAGATTTTATTCATTCCTAGTTTTGGGGTTTTGGGAAACACTGAGAGGGAACTTGTAAGGGTTGTGAGAGAGAGTTTTAATTCTTGGAGTTGTTTTTTTCTTTCAAGAACTTACATGTAAAATTTTCCTCTGCTCTTCACACACACAAGTATTTCACCATTGTTGATCATAGGCTGTAACAAAGAACTTGTCATAGTGGAACCTCATTCATGGAGGAATTGGATTAGGCTAATACATTGTTAGCTGAACCAGTAGAAATTCTTATTgtctttttccttttatttgtttttgtttgttgattttagtattgttgtttgaatttgaatattgcTAGTTTTGAGTTCTGTATTGTGCATTTACAACATATATATTGAAGTTGTGTGATCGTAAACAACTTATTCAATGTTTCATCTTTGTGAAACTcatcaagatagtaaaagaatTAACAAGATTAAACTTAAACTTCGCCCAATTCATCATCATTCATGTTGTTTGAGTACACAACTTCAGTTTATTGACTGTGCTGACTGTTTTGAAATTTATTCTATAATCCAAAAGGAAATGGTGCTAAGAATCATGGATTCCATCTCAAAGTAGAATAACCTATATTCTTACAAATGAATCAAGATTAGTTGGTCCGTTGTTAGTACAGAAAGCTGAACACACCACTGCAGTGACGTTGGTATCAAACCGGTCTTAAACACTTATGAATGTGAACCTATCTTGCCAAAGAGCTTACATTTTGGTCAGACCACTATTGCGGACTCCACGACTGTCCTCAGCAATTCCAGAAATTGAAGTACATTTTCCAGTGCTGTAGTAGGCTTTTGAGCAGTATGTTCTCGTTTATTGGGGCTAGAACCAAGATAATAGTTATTAATCTTGGCAACACCAAACAACATGATCTGGGTTTACAAACTAACCAAATTTGTAGTTGACACATGCATAAGTAGAGTTTGATAAAGAAATTCCAACCTTTTTTTTAATAGTAACTAGTCTTCAATATGTACAACACTTGTACTTGCTTTTAGTTTTTCTTCCTTCCTCGGTCCTTTCTTTCGCTTCCTTTCAGATTGGGGTTCTTTGGCTTTCAACTCATCACCGAAAGACCTTAATGAAGCGGCTAGATGTTCATTTCTATGAGCTGAAAGAATAATTTTATGAAACTCCAATCAGTGGCTGCTTTGTTTGAAACAAATCAATCATATATAGTAAAGGAGCTGAAAGTTCCTGCAGGCATAAAGGCTTGGAAAACTCACCGGCGAGTATGACATCTTCCATGTTCACAGATTTCCGACCAGCATGCTGCGCAAATAGCCCAAGGTCTTTTGCTAACTGTTCTGCTTTGCGGCAAGGCAATAACAACAAATAGCCATTACTAATTTTCCATAAGATAGTACACCAGCACTTCTTAAATTTCTTGCATTTAATTTCACTTATCAAAGCCACTACAGCATTGACCAAAACCCACAATAGTTCCTAGTTCGAGT
This genomic interval from Humulus lupulus chromosome 8, drHumLupu1.1, whole genome shotgun sequence contains the following:
- the LOC133793843 gene encoding protein MHF1 homolog, translated to METEEDDSVSELLRDRFRLSTISIAESQAKQNDMEVSETVVACIGDLAFKYTEQLAKDLGLFAQHAGRKSVNMEDVILAAHRNEHLAASLRSFGDELKAKEPQSERKRKKGPRKEEKLKASTSVVHIED